The Daucus carota subsp. sativus chromosome 9, DH1 v3.0, whole genome shotgun sequence genome window below encodes:
- the LOC108201918 gene encoding transcription factor bHLH149 → MASSSVTSSTPTESNCKKRRKIDNNVTIKNNQSHDQENKSQWKSASQHKIYATKLVDALRRRTSNSTVRETADRVLALSGKGRTRWSRAILTNRLKIQMRMIKQRNKTKNTKAAFTKRPRKLIRAPVKKRSLLAVEEKARDLSRLVPGCRKITLPNLLEEVGDYIAALEMQVRAMTALTGLLTGSTRSV, encoded by the coding sequence ATGGCTTCGTCATCTGTCACCTCTTCGACTCCAACCGAATCAAATTGcaagaagagaagaaaaatcGACAACAACGTTACCATAAAGAACAATCAATCTCATGATCAAGAAAACAAATCCCAATGGAAATCCGCATCGCAGCACAAGATCTACGCCACCAAACTAGTAGACGCTCTCCGTCGACGAACCTCCAATTCTACGGTCCGCGAAACAGCGGACCGAGTCCTCGCGCTTTCGGGAAAAGGCCGAACGCGGTGGAGCCGAGCCATTCTCACGAATCGGCTTAAGATACAAATGAGGATGATCAAGCAGAGGAACAAAACGAAGAATACGAAGGCCGCTTTTACTAAGCGGCCGAGAAAATTGATTAGAGCACCTGTGAAGAAGAGATCATTACTGGCTGTAGAAGAGAAAGCTCGTGATCTGAGCCGATTAGTCCCCGGTTGCCGGAAAATTACGTTGCCGAATCTTCTAGAAGAAGTCGGTGATTATATTGCTGCTTTGGAGATGCAAGTACGAGCGATGACGGCTCTTACCGGCCTTCTAACCGGCTCGACTCGATCTGTTTAA